A part of Miscanthus floridulus cultivar M001 chromosome 6, ASM1932011v1, whole genome shotgun sequence genomic DNA contains:
- the LOC136460558 gene encoding uncharacterized protein, translating into MASRHPRRDTPSVYRRDCPLLRGEGSSSGAASVGGDERTTRGSSHRRQRSPPSPYDEVLEEEHVVATATSSSEDKRGQQMGEGGEALEGEGGEELEGDRGGTATRTPYELGPTSLPPVPLPHNRPVIRPMAKRAWLVLLGTPARTPASILSVLCRKWYPGIVQLSEEPVVREPASNWDRYALVTNDTYRNKQERVLAEFWKFFKAKEGLEA; encoded by the exons atggcgagcagacatccacgccgtgacacgccctcggtttacAGGAGAGActgccctctccttcgaggtgaggggtcatCATCTGGGGCAGCATCTGTAGGAGGTGATGAGAGGACGACCAGGGGCAGCAGCCACAGGAGGCAACGGTCTCCTCCCTCGCCATAtgacgaggtgctggaggaggagcatgTGGTGGCCACGGCCACATCCTCGTCGGAGGACAagaggggtcagcagatgggcgagggaggcgaggcgctcgagggtgagggaggcgaggaGCTTGAGGGCGACAGAGGGGGTACCGCTACTCGGACTCCCTATGAGCTAGGTCCCACAAGCCTCCCTCCAGTTCCActtcctcacaaccgcccagtgattcggcctatggcaaagag ggcctggttggttttgttaggtactccagcacgcacccccgcgagcatccttaGTGTTTTGTGCAGaaaatggtaccccggcattgtgcaactgtccgaagagccggtggtgcgggagccggcctccaactgggacaggtacgcgctggtcacgaatgacacttaccgcaacaagcaggagcgggtattggcggagttttgg aaatttttcaaggccaaagaaggacttgaggcctag
- the LOC136460559 gene encoding peroxidase 1-like: MKTSGGGFAGLVVCVATVCLLLPTASCAQLKVGFDNTTCPNAEALVRQVVTAAFANNSGVAPGLIRLHFHDCFVRGCDASVLLSVNPAGGNTERQSLANNPSLRGFDVIDATKAAVERSCPRTVSCADILAFAARDSVNLTGKLFYQVPAGRRDGRVSNETEANNNLLGPDSTAEVLINGFRKKNLSVGYHEKGSPKQQSKKSLRPHQNQSQGTTIG, from the exons ATGAAGACGAGCGGCGGCGGCTTTGCCGGCCTGGTGGTGTGCGTCGCCACCGTGTGCCTGCTCCTGCCGACGGCGAGCTGCGCCCAGCTGAAGGTGGGGTTCGACAACACCACCTGCCCCAACGCCGAGGCGCTCGTGCGTCAGGTCGTCACGGCTGCTTTCGCCAACAACTCCGGCGTCGCACCCGGGCTCATCCGCCTCCATTTCCATGACTGCTTTGTCAGG GGCTGCGATGCCTCCGTGCTCCTGTCCGTGAACCCCGCCGGCGGCAACACGGAGCGTCAATCCCTGGCGAACAACCCGAGCCTGCGTGGCTTCGACGTGATCGACGCCACCAAGGCCGCCGTGGAGCGGAGCTGCCCGCGCACGGTGTCGTGCGCCGATATCCTGGCGTTCGCGGCCCGCGACAGCGTGAACCTCACGGGCAAGCTCTTCTATCAAGTGCCCGCGGGGCGGCGGGACGGGCGCGTGTCCAACGAGACGGAGGCCAACAACAACCTGTTGGGCCCAGACAGCACGGCGGAGGTCCTCATCAACGGCTTTAGGAAGAAGAACCTGAGTGTCGGGTACCatgagaaggggtcccctaagcaacaatcgaaaaaatcgcttagaccccatcaaaatcaaagccaagggacaactattggctaa